In the genome of Vicia villosa cultivar HV-30 ecotype Madison, WI linkage group LG7, Vvil1.0, whole genome shotgun sequence, one region contains:
- the LOC131617187 gene encoding uncharacterized protein LOC131617187 translates to MPSPSTFLTLHLFILSTLFSLHVQANHVISEDGYTLTTVLDGHKLHINPFSVLQRPISSDLIILDSSNSTFYTVQLPISQESVFKRFSGNGLPGYVDGDVGSARFDKPRSFAVDIKGNVYVADRVNKVIRKISSNGVTTIAGGSSEKSNIKDGPAQNASFSNDFELTFIPALCALLVSDHMHQLVHQINLKEEDCTIGSKSGLGAVMTWTLGLGLSCLLGLIIGIVVRPYIIPHERTSRYHFTVTWKHCQTSLGKLLPTLYSGIKSAVASCNCSSVFSVAVKLWRLSLSLLVLVFNVDFAFPRRPHLESVSLLDLDACNSGEISKSSKYFDQMKDLMSFDEAVMDSTKKTLNQGKDSRGSMRTKDSSNILHQESSVANLGVVKRR, encoded by the exons ATGCCTTCTCCGTCCACCTTCCTCACACTCCATCTCTTCATCCTCTCCACCCTCTTCTCTCTCCATG TTCAAGCAAACCACGTCATTTCCGAAGACGGTTACACCCTCACCACCGTTCTCGACGGCCACAAGCTTCACATAAACCCCTTTTCCGTTCTCCAACGACCCATTTCCTCCGATCTCATCATCCTTGACTCCTCAAACAGCACTTTCTACACCGTCCAATTACCCATTTCCCAAG AGAGTGTTTTCAAGAGGTTTTCTGGAAATGGGTTGCCTGGGTATGTTGATGGTGATGTGGGTTCTGCAAGGTTTGATAAACCTAGAAGCTTTGCTGTTGATATTAAAGGGAATGTGTATGTTGCTGATAGGGTTAACAAGGTGATAAGGAAAATCAGCAGTAATG GTGTCACCACAATTGCCGGAGGGTCTTCAGAAAAGTCGAACATCAAGGATGGACCAGCACAAAATGCATCATTTTCAAATGATTTTGAGCTAACTTTCATTCCTGCCCTGTGTGCTCTATTAGTATCAGATCATATGCACCAGTTAGTCCATCAGATTAATTTGAAGGAGGAGGATTGTACTATTGGATCTAAATCCG GGCTTGGTGCAGTTATGACTTGGACTCTAGGATTAGGACTATCATGTTTACTCGGCTTGATAATCGGCATTGTGGTCCGCCCCTATATCATCCCTCAT GAACGCACCAGCCGTTACCATTTCACCGTGACATGGAAGCATTGCCAAACCAGTTTGGGGAAGCTACTACCGACACTCTACTCCGGCATAAAAAGCGCAGTTGCTAGCTGCAATTGCTCATCCGTTTTCTCGGTTGCAGTGAAGCTTTGGAGACTTAGtctttctcttcttgttctagTGTTTAATGTCGACTTTGCTTTTCCGAGGCGGCCACATTTGGAGTCAGTGTCTTTGCTAGATTTAGATGCTTGCAATAGTGGTGAAATATCAAAGTCAAGTAAGTATTTTGACCAAATGAAAGATttgatgagttttgatgaagCTGTTATGGATTCAACCAAGAAAACCTTGAACCAAGGAAAGGATAGCAGAGGCAGCATGAGAACTAAAGATAGTAGTAACATTCTTCATCAAGAGTCATCTGTGGCTAATTTGGGTGTTGTGAAGAGGAGATGA